The Leifsonia sp. ZF2019 DNA segment TCCGACGAGTGGATCGCCGCGAACACCACCGCATCGGTCGACTTCGGCGCGGCCTGCGCCAAGAACACCGGAGCGCTGCTCGACGAGGTCGACACGATGAGCGCCGCGCGCGACCTCGACCTGCTGCGCGCCGTGCTCGGCGACACGAAGCTCAACTACCTCGGCTACTCCTACGGCACCTACCTCGGAGCGGTGTACGCCGACCTCTACCCCGGCAAGACCGGCCGGCTCGTCCTCGACGGTGCGCTCGACCCCGCCGCCAGCAACTTCGACGTGACCAAGGTCCAGGCGCAGGGCTTCGAGAGCGCACTGCGCGCCTACCTCACCGACTGCCTCGGTCAGAAGGACTGCCCGTTCGACGGGACGGTCGACGACGGCATGAAGACCATCTCCGCTCTGCTGGCCTCGGTCGAGAAGAGCCCCATCCGCAACTCCGACGGCCGTGAACTCGGCGCGAACACCCTCGTGACCGCGATCATCTATCCGCTCTACGACGCGAACGGATGGTCGTACCTGAGCCAGATGTTCGAGTCGGTCATGCGCGGCAGCGCCTCTGTCGCCTTCACCCTGGCCGACGCGTACAACAGCCGAGACAGTGACGGCACGTATTCGGACAACTCGACCGAGGCGTTCATGGCGATCAACTGCCTCGACTACGCGTACGATGCCGATCCCGCGACCATGCGCGCGCAGGCCGCCGAGCTGACGCAGGACGCCCCGGTCATCGGGCCGTACATGGCGTACGGTGACATCGGCTGCGCCTCCTGGCCGTACAAGTCCACGGTCAAGCGGGGGCCGATCGCGGCGGCGGGCTCCGCCCCCATCCTGGTCGTCGGCACCACCAACGACCCCGCGACCCCGTACGTGTGGGCGAAGAACCTCGCCCACGAGCTGGAGAACGGCCACCTGCTCACCTACAAGGGCGAGGGACACACCGCCTACAACAAGTCGAACTCGTGCGTGAACGACACCGTCGACGCGTTCCTGGTGAAGGGGACGCTGCCGACCGAGGGCAAGACCTGCTGAGCGGGCCGGTGGCGTCACAGTTCGCTCGGTCGAGTGGTGCAATTTTGCAGCGGATGAAATAATCCAGGAGTGACTGTGGCCCCCGACTCCGCACTGGATCCCGAGCTCGGCCTGCGCGAGCGCAAGCGCATCGCCACCCGCCGCGCGATCCAGCTCGCCGCGCTCACCCTCACGAGCGAGCGTGGCTACGACGGTGTCACGGTGGACGAGATCAGCCATGCGGCGAACGTCTCGCCGCGGACCTTCTTCAATTACTTCCCCTCGAAGGAGGCGGCGATCATCGGGGAGCTCCCCGAGCTTCCGGGGGAGGATGACGTCGAG contains these protein-coding regions:
- a CDS encoding alpha/beta hydrolase; this translates as MITRSGRPGPRRRVLRTASVAIAAIAALTLTGCVTWFIPPKTAATSSPVREEVAANLKPFYEQVLKWSSCSGGMLCTTAKAPLRWDDPSAGEIELALIRQKAKGTKQGSLLVNPGGPGASGYDFVKDSVGYATDSTLQDHFDVVGFDPRGVGRSTAVKCYDAKQMDGYLYDITPGVRGSDEWIAANTTASVDFGAACAKNTGALLDEVDTMSAARDLDLLRAVLGDTKLNYLGYSYGTYLGAVYADLYPGKTGRLVLDGALDPAASNFDVTKVQAQGFESALRAYLTDCLGQKDCPFDGTVDDGMKTISALLASVEKSPIRNSDGRELGANTLVTAIIYPLYDANGWSYLSQMFESVMRGSASVAFTLADAYNSRDSDGTYSDNSTEAFMAINCLDYAYDADPATMRAQAAELTQDAPVIGPYMAYGDIGCASWPYKSTVKRGPIAAAGSAPILVVGTTNDPATPYVWAKNLAHELENGHLLTYKGEGHTAYNKSNSCVNDTVDAFLVKGTLPTEGKTC